In Gossypium hirsutum isolate 1008001.06 chromosome D06, Gossypium_hirsutum_v2.1, whole genome shotgun sequence, one genomic interval encodes:
- the LOC107941592 gene encoding type 2 DNA topoisomerase 6 subunit B-like, whose protein sequence is MQGKSVDCKIYHYHLNLRGSVSARRLTRLPSIPKNDAKFSGTEVCLSISETIDTLLKDIKHYFQKGIISRNLFIQHWRISHKLMGASNVCQHSYAVCNQLVEKDITDN, encoded by the exons ATGCAAGGTAAATCTGTAGACTGTAAGATATATCATTATCACTTAAATCTTAGAGGAAGTGTTTCTGCCAGAAGGCTGACTAGGCTACCTTCAATTCCTAAGAATGATGCAAAGTTCAG TGGCACCGAAGTATGTCTGTCCATTTCTGAGACTATTGATACCTTGCTGAAAGATATCAAACACTACTTTCAGAAG GGAATCATTTCAAGGAACCTCTTCATACAACACTGGAGAATCTCGCATAAGCTGATGGGCGCAAGTAATGTTTGTCAGCATTCATATGCAGTATGTAACCAGCTAGTTGAAAAGGACATAACTGACAATTAa
- the LOC107941590 gene encoding metacaspase-9 has protein sequence MSKGTKRAVLVGCNYPKTQFSLHGCINDVKAIRGVILDIGFKESDVNVLTDAPGSPVLPTGVNIKDALNRMVNKAKAGDILFFYFSGHGTRVPIFQPGQPFKQDEAIVACDLNLVTDVDFRRLVNRLPEGASFTILSDSCHSGGLIEKEKEQFGGQHMTTTVNTDKPKPSKAKAKSLTFDIIHSAIDTAAGILHDAANVGQKIFGIFGKDVSLKFHPHYVEGLMVLDPLEEDEGILLSGCEANETSYDLVLENKAFGAFTDAVVNVINQNLGVGISNRHLVAEAAKILKNNGFEQNPCLYCSDENTNTLFLGGFA, from the exons ATGAGTAAGGGTACGAAGAGAGCAGTTCTGGTGGGATGCAACTACCCCAAGACCcaattcagcttgcatggatgcATCAATGATGTGAAAGCCATAAGAGGTGTGATCCTGGACATTGGGTTTAAGGAAAGCGATGTTAATGTCCTCACCGATGCGCCAGGGTCGCCGGTTCTGCCTACGGGTGTAAACATTAAGGATGCACTCAATAGAATGGTGAACAAGGCTAAAGCAGGAGATATTCTATTTTTCTACTTCAGTGGACATGGAACACGCGTTCCAATCTTTCAACCTGGCCAGCCTTTCAAGCAAGATGAAGCAATCGTGGCTTGTGATTTAAATCTTGTCACCG ATGTGGACTTCAGACGTTTAGTTAATCGGCTACCAGAAGGAGCAAGCTTCACAATCCTATCAGATTCGTGCCACAGTGGGGGTCtcattgaaaaagagaaagaacaaTTTGGTGGTCAGCATATGACGACAACAGTAAATACCGACAAGCCTAAACCGTCTAAGGCTAAGGCTAAGAGTCTTACTTTTGATATCATACATAGTGCGATAGATACAGCAGCAGGCATCCTACACGACGCAGCAAATGTTGGCCAAAAGATTTTCGGAATCTTCGGGAAAGATGTGAGTCTCAAATTCCATCCTCACTACGTAGAGGGGTTAATGGTGTTGGATCCACTGGAGGAGGATGAAGGgattttattaagtggatgtgAAGCCAATGAGACATCATATGACCTGGTCTTGGAAAATAAAGCCTTTGGGGCGTTCACCGATGCTGTGGTTAACGTAATCAATCAGAACTTGGGTGTTGGAATAAGCAACAGACACCTCGTGGCTGAGGCTGCCAAGATTTTGAAGAACAATGGATTCGAGCAGAACCCTTGCCTTTATTGCAGTGATGAGAATACAAACACACTTTTCTTGGGTGGCTTTGCTTAA
- the LOC107941594 gene encoding metacaspase-9, which produces MATECKKRAVLVGCNYPNTINELSGCVNDVKAMREMIVSRFGFDSENVELLTDEPESTYKPTRANIMAELKKMVVAAKEGDVLLFHFSGHGIVHRIDPHQPPNEGEAIVPCDLNPIFDVDLGQLIQQLPSGSSFTMISDSCHSGGLIDKSKEQIGPHSTLKGYSTTC; this is translated from the exons ATGGCCACCGAATGTAAGAAGAGAGCCGTTCTGGTTGGATGCAACTACCCCAACACCATCAACGAGTTGAGCGGATGCGTAAATGATGTGAAAGCCATGAGAGAAATGATCGTGAGCAGGTTTGGCTTTGATTCCGAAAATGTTGAGCTCCTAACTGATGAACCAGAGTCCACGTATAAGCCTACGCGTGCAAACATTATGGCTGAACTCAAGAAGATGGTGGTCGCCGCTAAAGAAGGAGATGTCCTGCTTTTCCACTTTAGTGGACATGGAATTGTGCACCGCATTGACCCCCACCAGCCTCCCAACGAGGGTGAAGCAATTGTGCCTTGTGATCTCAATCCCATTTTTG ACGTGGACTTGGGGCAATTGATTCAGCAACTACCAAGTGGATCAAGCTTCACAATGATTTCGGATTCCTGCCACAGTGGTGGTCTGATTGATAAAAGTAAAGAACAAATTGGACCCCATAGTACTCTTAAGGGGTATAGCACCACCTGTTGA